One region of Chanodichthys erythropterus isolate Z2021 chromosome 17, ASM2448905v1, whole genome shotgun sequence genomic DNA includes:
- the xaf1 gene encoding XIAP-associated factor 1, producing MDTEELILCTHCNKEVAKANYDLHEPHCKRFLCKCPDCNDTVPRDQLEEHKTEQHAQVKCKMCNKKMERRHLLDHEKDECSKRPQICEFCQLELPLSNLIEHRVSCGSRTERCSDCGLYVKMMDQLNHAQICSTTTPTTSKDRVPEDNASDTDEPTMLQCQNCLRYIPSENLKEHQLSCKQRLQNTDSEDDDSDENFKAGNASAPDAADFSFSTLQKTKRDRNIDTELDKISTCPLCHLALPVKTLEWHEKKCELFKHLNLA from the exons ATGGACACAGAAGAACTGATTTTATGTACTCACTG CAATAAAGAGGTGGCAAAGGCAAACTATGACCTGCATGAACCACACTGTAAAAGGTTTCTGTGCAAATGCCCGGACTGCAATGACACTGTCCCTCGAGATCAGCTGGAGGAGCATAAAACCGAACAGCACGCACAG gtaaaatgtaaaatgtgcaataaaaagATGGAGCGAAGGCATCTGTTAGACCACGAG AAAGATGAGTGCTCCAAAAGGCCTCAGATCTGTGAGTTTTGTCAGCTCGAGCTTCCTCTGAGCAATCTAATAGAGCACAGAGTGTCCTGTGGGAGTCGCACGGAGCGCTGCTCAGACTGTGGCCTCTATGTCAAAATGATGGACCAGCTAAACCACGCACAGATCTGCTCAACTACCACTCCTACAACATCAAAGGACCGTGTCCCTGAAGATAATGCATCTGACACTGATG AGCCGACCATGTTGCAATGTCAGAATTGTCTAAGATACATTCCCTCAGAAAACCTGAAGGAGCACCag CTGAGTTGCAAACAGCGTTTACAGAATACAGACAGCGAGGATGATGACTCAGATGAAAACTTCAAAGCTGGAAATGCCAGTGCTCCAGACGCTGCAGATTTCTCCTTCTCAACATtgcaaaagacaaagagagatAGAAATATTGACACGGAGCTGGATAAGATAAGCACCTGTCCGCTCTGTCATCTGGCTCTTCCTGTAAAGACACTCGAATGGCATGAG aaaaaatgtgaATTATTCAAACATCTAAACCTGGCATGA